The Candidatus Manganitrophus noduliformans genome includes a window with the following:
- a CDS encoding VOC family protein, which produces MPKVISDSWVMAGVRDMKKSVAFYTKLGLKPSINRPYYVELNLPGGTVLGLHSIGAEKGKKPKAAKRMADGGWGIMLRVKNIEKVVADLKRKRVKCGKITTAPGGADFASLHDPDGNRLVLVEMA; this is translated from the coding sequence ATGCCAAAAGTGATTTCCGATTCCTGGGTGATGGCCGGTGTCCGCGACATGAAAAAATCGGTCGCCTTTTATACGAAGCTCGGCCTGAAGCCGTCGATCAATCGTCCCTACTATGTCGAACTGAACCTGCCGGGAGGAACGGTCCTCGGCCTCCATTCGATCGGAGCGGAGAAGGGGAAAAAACCGAAAGCGGCCAAGCGGATGGCCGACGGCGGCTGGGGAATCATGCTTCGGGTGAAAAATATCGAGAAGGTGGTGGCCGATCTGAAACGAAAGCGGGTGAAATGCGGTAAGATTACGACCGCGCCGGGTGGCGCCGATTTCGCCTCTCTCCATGATCCCGACGGCAATCGCCTGGTGCTCGTTGAAATGGCGTGA
- the nikC gene encoding nickel transporter permease codes for MNRDKRITLGLILLTLFLIAALFAPLLAPYDPFDQQLKEGLAPPSAEHPLGQDKLGRDLLSRILYGARISLWVGVATVTISLTIGCLVGAMAGFFGGWLDELFMRLVDIFLAFPGILLAIALAAVLGPSLRNVIIALSVMGWVGYARLVRGQILVVRELDYVAAARALGAGPLRIITRHLFPNIAAPIIVEATFGIAGAIVTEASLSFLGLGVTPPTPSWGAMLSDGRSFLLLAPHLTAVPGLAIMSVVMALNLLGDGLRDRMDVKSR; via the coding sequence ATGAATAGAGACAAACGGATCACCCTCGGCCTGATTCTCCTGACGCTCTTTTTAATCGCCGCCCTCTTTGCGCCGCTTCTGGCGCCGTATGATCCCTTCGATCAACAGTTGAAAGAGGGGCTCGCGCCTCCTTCCGCCGAGCACCCGCTCGGTCAAGATAAGCTGGGGCGGGATCTGCTCAGCCGGATTCTCTACGGTGCGCGGATCTCCCTTTGGGTCGGCGTGGCGACGGTGACGATCTCTCTTACGATCGGCTGTCTGGTGGGGGCGATGGCCGGCTTCTTCGGAGGGTGGCTCGATGAGCTCTTCATGCGGCTGGTCGATATCTTTCTCGCCTTTCCCGGCATTCTCTTGGCGATCGCCCTGGCGGCGGTGTTGGGGCCGAGCCTTCGGAACGTGATCATTGCGCTTTCGGTGATGGGGTGGGTCGGCTACGCCCGGCTGGTCCGGGGGCAGATTCTGGTGGTCCGGGAGTTGGACTATGTGGCGGCGGCGCGGGCGCTGGGGGCGGGGCCGCTTCGAATCATCACCCGCCATCTCTTTCCGAATATCGCCGCGCCGATCATCGTTGAAGCGACGTTCGGTATCGCCGGGGCGATCGTGACCGAGGCGAGCCTTTCGTTTTTAGGGCTCGGCGTCACCCCGCCGACGCCGAGCTGGGGGGCGATGTTGAGCGACGGCCGCTCGTTTCTCCTGCTTGCCCCGCATCTCACCGCCGTTCCGGGGTTGGCGATTATGTCGGTGGTGATGGCGCTGAACCTGTTGGGAGACGGCTTGCGCGATCGGATGGATGTGAAAAGCCGATAA
- the nikB gene encoding nickel ABC transporter permease, with protein MARFLIRRLLWSGPVLLGVLTLVFFLIHLIPGDPIDVMLGERAAEADRAALREALHLDDPILTQYGRFLAGVARGDLGRSLTSQRPVAGLILARYPATLQLAAAALLLSLSIALPLGILSAVRPRTAVDAGGLLFSLFGVSMPTFWLGPLLIILFSLKLDWLPVSGRHGIASLVLPALTLGLGMSAILVRMTRSSLLEIFPKEFVLAARAKGLPERRVILRHALRNALIPLLTVVGLQIGALLTGSIITETIFSWPGLGRLTIQAIQSRDYPLVQGCILAIALTYLLVNLLIDLLYAAADPRVQYE; from the coding sequence ATGGCCCGTTTTCTCATTCGTCGGCTCCTCTGGTCGGGGCCGGTCCTTCTCGGCGTCTTGACGCTGGTCTTCTTTCTGATCCACCTCATCCCAGGGGATCCGATCGATGTGATGCTCGGAGAGCGGGCGGCGGAGGCCGACCGCGCCGCCCTTCGGGAGGCGCTTCACCTCGATGATCCGATCCTGACACAATACGGGCGATTTCTCGCCGGGGTCGCCCGGGGCGATTTGGGCCGGTCGCTCACCTCCCAGCGGCCGGTCGCCGGCCTGATCCTGGCGCGCTACCCCGCCACCCTTCAGCTTGCCGCCGCGGCGCTGCTCCTCTCCCTTTCGATCGCGCTGCCGCTCGGCATCCTCTCCGCCGTTCGCCCCCGCACCGCCGTCGATGCCGGGGGGCTTCTTTTCTCTCTCTTCGGCGTCTCGATGCCGACCTTTTGGCTCGGCCCCCTTCTGATCATTCTTTTTTCACTGAAGCTCGATTGGCTTCCGGTTTCCGGCCGCCACGGGATCGCCTCTCTGGTCCTTCCGGCTTTGACGCTCGGCCTCGGGATGTCGGCGATCCTCGTTCGGATGACCCGCTCCTCGCTATTGGAGATCTTCCCGAAGGAGTTTGTCCTCGCCGCGCGGGCGAAGGGGCTCCCGGAGCGGCGGGTGATTTTAAGACATGCCCTTCGAAACGCGTTGATCCCGCTGTTGACCGTCGTCGGTCTTCAGATCGGCGCGCTGCTGACCGGATCGATCATCACCGAAACGATCTTCTCCTGGCCCGGTCTGGGGCGGCTCACGATCCAGGCGATCCAAAGCCGGGATTACCCGCTCGTCCAAGGGTGCATCCTCGCCATCGCATTGACCTATCTTTTGGTGAACCTATTGATCGATCTTCTCTATGCCGCGGCCGACCCGAGGGTGCAGTATGAATAG
- a CDS encoding aminoglycoside phosphotransferase family protein: MVDSEHLRKILNGALGLSAEKIEITPLAGDASNRSYHRVSWKENGSARSLVLMVLAAPEGFKASEEAVSGAPTETAELPFINIQRHLRVCKVAVPEIRFYDAARGWMLLEDLGDVTLAQVIQEKASGHPAALKEYYQKAIDTLLTIQMDASAAPSNGCIAHHRAFDQALFVWEFDHFIEYGIEARTGTPIPQKQRDAIRAYFSDIALRLASLPQVFTHRDYHSRNLMVQTDSAGFAVRVIDFQDALMGPPQYDLASLLRDSYIDLPEQVIDDLIAYYLQRKEARSGERVPPEMFREYFDLVSIQRNLKAAGRFVYIDRVKRNPRFLQYVPPTLRKVKRNLEKHRRLAPLHALLAEYVEELQPE; this comes from the coding sequence ATGGTCGATTCAGAACACCTCCGGAAAATCTTAAACGGCGCGCTCGGTCTTTCGGCGGAAAAAATTGAAATCACCCCCCTTGCCGGGGACGCCTCCAACCGGTCCTATCACCGGGTTTCGTGGAAGGAAAACGGATCGGCCCGATCTCTTGTTCTGATGGTGTTGGCGGCGCCGGAAGGTTTCAAGGCCTCCGAGGAGGCGGTCAGCGGCGCGCCGACCGAGACGGCCGAACTCCCCTTCATCAATATTCAGCGGCACCTCCGCGTCTGCAAGGTGGCGGTCCCCGAGATCCGCTTCTACGATGCGGCGCGCGGATGGATGCTCCTGGAAGATCTCGGCGACGTCACCCTCGCCCAGGTGATTCAAGAGAAAGCGTCCGGCCATCCCGCCGCTTTGAAAGAATACTATCAAAAAGCGATCGATACCCTCCTGACGATTCAAATGGATGCGAGCGCCGCCCCTTCCAACGGTTGCATCGCGCACCATCGCGCCTTCGACCAGGCGCTCTTCGTCTGGGAGTTCGATCACTTTATCGAATACGGCATCGAAGCCCGAACCGGGACGCCGATCCCTCAAAAGCAACGCGACGCGATACGGGCCTACTTTTCAGATATCGCCCTCCGGCTCGCCTCTCTGCCGCAGGTCTTCACCCATCGCGATTACCACAGCCGGAATTTGATGGTCCAGACCGACTCCGCGGGGTTCGCGGTCCGCGTGATCGACTTTCAAGACGCCTTGATGGGCCCGCCGCAGTATGACCTCGCCTCGCTGCTGCGCGACTCGTATATCGATCTTCCGGAACAGGTGATCGACGATCTGATCGCCTATTACCTTCAGCGGAAAGAGGCCCGTTCGGGAGAGCGGGTGCCGCCGGAGATGTTCCGGGAGTATTTCGACCTGGTCAGCATCCAGCGGAATTTAAAGGCAGCGGGACGGTTCGTCTACATCGACCGGGTGAAGCGGAATCCGCGCTTTCTTCAGTATGTTCCGCCGACGTTGCGGAAGGTGAAGCGGAATCTTGAGAAACACCGGCGATTGGCCCCGCTGCACGCCCTTCTGGCCGAATATGTAGAGGAGTTGCAACCGGAATGA
- a CDS encoding nucleotidyltransferase family protein: MKAMILAAGYGTRLRPLTNDLPKPLLPVGPRPLIYYNLLLLKKYGITDVFINVHYLADKIIKEVGNGLRLGMNITYSEEPQILGTGGGIKQIQTAIARGTFLVVNADILIDLNLDKLVEFHHRKKAAATLVLRDDPEVDRFGAIEVDPKDQIRNILGKTSWSGEKSRRMMFTGVHVMEPHVMDYVPPRTFYSITDAYVEMLRQNEKLFGYVTRGYWNDIGELDRYKKADRDLKQGKIRLSYIRSETAV, encoded by the coding sequence ATGAAAGCAATGATTTTGGCCGCGGGATATGGAACGCGGCTTCGTCCCCTGACCAATGACCTCCCGAAACCGCTGCTGCCGGTGGGGCCGCGCCCCCTGATCTACTACAACCTTCTTCTCCTTAAGAAATACGGGATCACCGACGTTTTTATCAATGTTCATTACCTTGCCGATAAGATCATCAAAGAGGTCGGAAACGGTCTCCGTCTCGGGATGAACATCACCTACTCCGAAGAGCCGCAGATCCTGGGAACCGGCGGCGGGATCAAGCAGATTCAGACGGCGATCGCGCGGGGGACCTTCCTCGTCGTTAACGCCGATATCCTGATCGATCTGAACCTCGATAAATTGGTCGAGTTCCATCACCGAAAGAAAGCGGCGGCCACGCTGGTCCTCCGGGACGATCCGGAAGTGGACCGCTTCGGAGCGATCGAAGTCGATCCCAAAGATCAGATCCGGAACATTCTCGGAAAGACGTCGTGGAGCGGGGAGAAGTCGCGCCGGATGATGTTTACCGGCGTCCATGTGATGGAGCCGCACGTGATGGATTATGTTCCCCCCCGGACCTTTTACTCGATCACCGATGCGTACGTGGAGATGCTCCGCCAAAACGAGAAGCTCTTCGGGTATGTGACGCGGGGCTACTGGAACGATATCGGCGAGCTCGACCGCTACAAAAAGGCCGACCGCGATCTGAAACAAGGAAAGATCCGACTCAGCTACATCCGCTCCGAAACGGCGGTCTGA
- a CDS encoding Ig-like domain-containing protein, with amino-acid sequence MVNRPFLFVSTFLHALLFSAMALPFPAAAAIGPLGESPGIVRTVPGENQSEVAPTTPIIVEFTKQIDPRTLTEETFQVEGAEGVIYYDPETKSAIWTPIAPLAPSKQYQVDVTNEIADLEGRHLPFSYHWTFSTRSTEGAPLDIRQTTPPENASHVSVETPISVTFNKPIEPASLRPDSIVVFDEEKVKGVIAYEPVTQTVTFLPLLPLGYRERYTVILKEGIEDRDGNPLLTAESWSFTTEGPPTPLSQIHP; translated from the coding sequence ATGGTCAACCGACCCTTTCTCTTTGTTTCAACATTTTTACACGCGCTTCTCTTCTCGGCGATGGCCCTCCCTTTCCCGGCCGCGGCGGCGATCGGTCCGCTTGGCGAGTCGCCCGGGATCGTCCGGACCGTTCCTGGGGAAAATCAGAGCGAGGTCGCGCCGACCACCCCGATTATCGTGGAGTTCACAAAGCAGATCGACCCGCGGACGCTGACCGAGGAGACCTTCCAGGTGGAAGGGGCCGAGGGGGTGATCTACTATGACCCCGAGACGAAGTCGGCCATCTGGACCCCGATCGCGCCGCTGGCGCCGTCGAAGCAGTATCAGGTCGATGTCACCAACGAGATCGCGGATCTGGAGGGGCGGCATCTTCCCTTCTCTTACCACTGGACCTTCAGCACCCGATCGACGGAAGGAGCGCCTCTCGATATTCGGCAGACCACGCCGCCGGAGAATGCCTCCCACGTTTCGGTGGAGACCCCCATTTCGGTGACTTTTAACAAACCGATCGAGCCGGCCAGCCTCCGGCCCGATTCGATCGTTGTGTTCGATGAGGAGAAGGTGAAAGGGGTCATCGCGTATGAGCCGGTCACTCAGACGGTGACCTTCCTGCCGTTATTGCCGCTCGGTTATCGAGAGCGGTACACCGTCATTCTGAAAGAGGGCATCGAAGATCGGGACGGCAATCCACTTCTAACGGCCGAGAGCTGGTCGTTTACGACGGAAGGGCCGCCGACACCGCTCAGCCAAATTCATCCCTAG
- a CDS encoding DUF3386 family protein, translating into MELYQRSQTETTVQDDPAAKELLRRAYEKTSRWGKEFPGFTADLLLNDNGKEYKGKVKIKSPKEAEVTVDGADEPLLKWAQNQIGMMAVHRASRPFEEADGKYALTLAPEDHHPLGRQIIINGDGMNSRYRIKDDRIQQISRSMGKMSFTINVEEAMTTSDGKHLTTRYTVFYFSPDGQLMQAEAFTDRPAEVKGLYLPGYRRIISNDKGTAIVRILEFKNHQLM; encoded by the coding sequence ATGGAGCTCTATCAACGTTCGCAAACAGAAACAACCGTCCAGGATGATCCCGCCGCCAAGGAATTACTTCGGCGGGCCTACGAGAAAACCTCGCGCTGGGGGAAGGAGTTCCCCGGTTTCACCGCCGATCTGCTTCTCAATGATAACGGCAAGGAATACAAGGGAAAGGTCAAGATCAAATCGCCCAAAGAGGCGGAGGTCACCGTCGACGGCGCCGACGAGCCGCTTTTGAAATGGGCCCAAAACCAGATCGGGATGATGGCGGTTCATCGCGCCTCCCGTCCTTTCGAGGAGGCCGACGGCAAATACGCCTTGACCCTCGCCCCGGAAGACCACCATCCCCTCGGCCGCCAGATCATCATCAACGGCGACGGAATGAACTCCCGCTACCGGATCAAAGACGACCGGATCCAGCAGATCTCCCGGAGCATGGGGAAGATGAGCTTCACGATCAACGTCGAGGAGGCGATGACCACCTCCGACGGCAAGCACCTGACCACCCGCTATACCGTCTTCTACTTCTCCCCCGACGGGCAGTTGATGCAGGCCGAGGCCTTCACCGACCGCCCGGCCGAGGTGAAAGGGCTCTATCTCCCCGGGTATCGCCGGATTATTTCGAACGACAAAGGAACGGCGATCGTCCGGATCCTGGAGTTTAAGAATCATCAATTGATGTAA
- a CDS encoding tetratricopeptide repeat protein: protein MTRLERMRKLVELDPKSEITHFGLGQACYDEGLFAEGASAMARAIEIKPDYTAAYEILGRCLEKMGNLEEAEAVYLKGIEIGTVRGDMIPTEKMKARLNRVKGKRALPDSPAGPSSGAA, encoded by the coding sequence GTGACCCGTCTGGAGCGGATGAGAAAGCTGGTCGAACTCGACCCGAAGAGTGAGATCACCCACTTCGGATTGGGACAGGCCTGTTATGACGAGGGCCTCTTTGCGGAGGGGGCGTCGGCGATGGCGCGGGCCATCGAGATCAAGCCCGATTACACCGCGGCCTATGAGATCTTGGGGCGCTGTCTGGAGAAGATGGGAAATCTGGAGGAGGCCGAAGCGGTCTACCTGAAGGGGATCGAGATCGGAACCGTCCGGGGTGATATGATCCCGACCGAAAAAATGAAGGCGCGGCTGAATCGGGTGAAGGGAAAACGGGCCTTACCCGATTCCCCGGCGGGCCCTTCGTCCGGCGCCGCCTAG
- a CDS encoding DUF1841 family protein: protein MDYLFSKQALSIYFNVWERMKREEDLSGDSELIADAMRAHPEFDSLWPQGEAAFHPQEIDGYVVNPLIHTGLHVAVEKQLFQQDPEEVEVVFKALLEKGVPRHEAIHRIAGLWGNLYFLSVRRGGPLEETVYIEELKLLMEQTENS, encoded by the coding sequence ATGGATTATCTCTTTTCAAAGCAGGCCCTTTCGATCTACTTCAACGTTTGGGAGCGGATGAAGCGGGAGGAGGATCTCTCCGGCGATTCCGAGCTGATCGCCGACGCCATGAGAGCGCATCCCGAATTTGATTCTTTGTGGCCGCAGGGGGAAGCGGCCTTCCACCCGCAGGAGATCGACGGCTACGTCGTCAATCCGCTCATTCACACCGGCCTGCACGTCGCCGTGGAAAAGCAGCTCTTTCAGCAAGATCCCGAAGAGGTCGAAGTGGTCTTTAAGGCGCTGCTCGAGAAGGGAGTGCCGCGCCACGAGGCGATCCACCGGATCGCTGGCCTCTGGGGGAATCTCTATTTCCTCTCGGTCCGCCGGGGCGGCCCGCTGGAGGAGACGGTCTATATCGAAGAGCTCAAGCTGCTGATGGAGCAGACGGAGAACTCCTAG
- a CDS encoding ABC transporter ATP-binding protein → MAEVRLTGITKQFGEKGVLRGIDLTIAEGTFFTLVGPSGCGKSTLLNLIAGLESPTSGEILYDGAPVNDLAPKERDVAVVFQSYALYPHMTVYENIAFPLRMKKEPSVEIDRRVREVAELLGLAPLLPQRPGSLSGGQRQRVALGRAIVRKPRLFLFDEPLSNLDARLRIEMRSELKQLHRRLKTTMIYVTHDQAEAMTLSDRMAVLHQGTLQQEGTPKEIYARPANLFVAEFIGSPPMNLLRGRWVGEGIEMAEGVVFRLTGERAERLRDVPSGEVVLGIRPEDIRLSRPAEGEMTAEIVLIESIGAEVWVELNWGGRTVRATAPADFDGAPGERVGLTIESNKIHLFDPETGRRID, encoded by the coding sequence ATGGCGGAAGTGCGGCTGACGGGGATCACGAAACAATTCGGCGAGAAGGGGGTGCTCCGCGGGATCGATCTGACGATCGCGGAGGGGACGTTCTTCACGCTGGTCGGGCCGAGCGGCTGCGGGAAATCGACCCTTTTGAATTTGATTGCCGGTTTGGAAAGTCCGACCTCGGGCGAGATCCTGTATGACGGCGCGCCGGTGAACGATCTGGCGCCGAAGGAGCGGGATGTCGCGGTGGTCTTCCAGAGCTACGCCCTCTATCCCCACATGACCGTCTATGAAAACATCGCCTTTCCCCTTCGAATGAAAAAGGAGCCGTCGGTCGAGATCGACCGCCGCGTCCGCGAGGTGGCCGAGCTGCTCGGACTTGCGCCGCTCCTGCCGCAGCGGCCGGGGTCGCTCTCCGGCGGCCAGCGCCAGCGGGTGGCGTTAGGAAGAGCGATCGTCCGGAAGCCGCGCCTTTTTCTCTTCGACGAGCCGCTCTCCAACCTCGACGCGCGTCTGCGGATCGAGATGCGGAGCGAGTTGAAACAGCTGCATCGGCGATTGAAGACGACGATGATCTACGTGACCCACGATCAGGCCGAGGCGATGACCCTCTCCGACCGGATGGCGGTGCTGCACCAGGGGACGCTCCAGCAGGAGGGGACGCCGAAGGAGATCTACGCCCGCCCGGCCAACCTCTTTGTCGCGGAGTTCATCGGCAGCCCCCCGATGAATCTGCTGCGAGGGAGGTGGGTGGGGGAGGGGATCGAGATGGCCGAAGGGGTTGTCTTTCGGCTCACGGGAGAGAGGGCGGAGCGGCTCCGGGATGTGCCATCGGGAGAGGTGGTTCTCGGCATCCGGCCGGAAGATATCCGTCTTTCCCGTCCGGCCGAGGGGGAGATGACGGCCGAGATCGTCCTGATCGAGTCGATCGGCGCCGAGGTCTGGGTGGAGTTAAACTGGGGAGGCCGGACGGTCCGCGCGACCGCCCCGGCCGATTTCGATGGAGCGCCGGGGGAGCGGGTCGGACTCACGATCGAGTCGAACAAGATCCATCTTTTCGATCCCGAGACGGGAAGGCGGATCGATTAA
- a CDS encoding carbohydrate ABC transporter permease — translation MTKRSLKQAGFFLLLFATALFFLGPVVWQAITSITPDSELVTLPPILPQHPTLEHYRSIFTGHPFFRIILNSLAVAGMTTFFSLAFGALAAFALARLHFKGKRLLLGVALGVSMFPPVAIVSPLYLIVRALGLRDTWWALVITHTAFSLPLSLWILTRFFEEIPAELYRAAQIDGCAPLQAFTKVLLPLAAPGLSAVAILVFLFSWGEFLFALTFTTTEASRTIPVGIALFPGLHEIPYGDMAAASIVVTLPVILLVLFFQRRIVEGLTAGAVKG, via the coding sequence ATGACGAAGCGATCTTTGAAGCAGGCCGGATTTTTTCTCCTTCTCTTCGCGACGGCGCTCTTCTTTCTCGGGCCGGTCGTCTGGCAGGCGATCACCTCGATCACCCCCGATTCGGAGCTGGTCACCCTGCCGCCGATCCTTCCGCAACATCCGACCCTGGAACATTACCGCTCGATCTTCACCGGCCATCCCTTCTTCCGGATCATTCTCAACAGCCTGGCGGTCGCCGGGATGACGACCTTTTTCTCCCTCGCCTTCGGCGCCCTTGCCGCCTTCGCGTTGGCGCGGCTTCACTTCAAAGGGAAAAGGCTTCTGCTCGGCGTCGCCCTCGGCGTTTCGATGTTCCCGCCGGTGGCGATCGTCAGCCCCCTTTATCTGATCGTCCGGGCGCTCGGATTAAGAGACACCTGGTGGGCGCTGGTGATCACCCACACCGCCTTCTCGCTTCCCCTCTCCCTCTGGATCCTCACCCGTTTCTTCGAGGAGATCCCGGCGGAGCTTTACCGGGCGGCGCAGATCGACGGCTGCGCGCCGTTGCAAGCGTTCACGAAGGTCCTCTTGCCGCTCGCCGCCCCCGGTCTCTCCGCCGTGGCGATCCTCGTCTTTCTCTTCTCCTGGGGGGAGTTTCTCTTTGCGCTGACCTTCACGACGACCGAGGCGTCGCGGACGATCCCGGTCGGGATCGCGCTCTTCCCGGGATTGCACGAGATTCCCTATGGAGACATGGCCGCCGCGTCGATCGTCGTGACCCTGCCGGTGATCCTCCTCGTCCTCTTTTTTCAGCGGCGGATTGTCGAAGGGCTGACCGCCGGCGCGGTGAAAGGATAG
- a CDS encoding carbohydrate ABC transporter permease: MRSATTRLGFLLVSPAVILLAAVALVPIGAAFFLSLQRRFPIFQIVEFVGLENYRFLLIDPRFWNSLGNTLYFTLVAVALELALGLAVALLLDRAFPGRGWMRAIVLLPWAIPTVVSSRMWEWLYNVEFGLFNFILTGTGLAGGPVNWLGDPFWAIHAAILIDVWKSAPFAAILLTAGLQTIPRELYLAARVDGAGGWGIFRHIILPSLTPMILVVLLFRTLDAFRVFDAIYVLTGGGPANTTETLSIYTYKVLFQTLQFGYGSALSVAMFLCVVAISLVYLAFLGRERRFSS, encoded by the coding sequence ATGAGGTCGGCAACGACGCGGCTCGGCTTCCTGCTCGTCTCCCCGGCGGTGATCCTCCTCGCCGCGGTCGCGCTGGTTCCGATCGGGGCGGCCTTCTTTCTCAGCCTGCAACGAAGGTTTCCGATCTTCCAGATCGTCGAATTCGTCGGCCTGGAAAATTACCGCTTCTTGTTGATCGACCCCCGCTTCTGGAACAGCCTCGGCAACACCCTCTACTTCACCCTCGTCGCGGTGGCTTTGGAGCTGGCGCTGGGGCTGGCGGTGGCGCTTCTCCTCGACCGGGCCTTTCCGGGGCGGGGATGGATGCGGGCGATCGTTCTTCTTCCGTGGGCGATCCCGACGGTCGTCTCCAGCCGGATGTGGGAGTGGCTCTACAACGTCGAGTTCGGTCTTTTCAATTTTATATTGACCGGAACGGGTCTGGCGGGGGGGCCGGTCAACTGGCTCGGCGATCCGTTCTGGGCGATCCATGCGGCGATCTTAATCGACGTTTGGAAGAGCGCTCCCTTCGCGGCGATCCTTCTCACGGCCGGGCTGCAGACGATTCCACGGGAGCTCTATCTCGCGGCGCGTGTCGACGGGGCGGGGGGATGGGGGATCTTCCGTCACATCATCCTTCCGTCGCTTACGCCGATGATCCTGGTGGTCCTCCTTTTCCGGACCCTCGACGCCTTCCGGGTCTTCGACGCGATCTACGTCCTCACCGGCGGCGGCCCGGCGAACACCACCGAGACCCTTTCTATCTATACCTACAAGGTGTTGTTTCAGACCCTTCAGTTCGGCTACGGCAGCGCGTTGTCGGTGGCGATGTTCCTCTGCGTCGTTGCGATCAGCCTGGTTTATCTCGCCTTTCTCGGCCGGGAGAGGAGGTTCTCCTCATGA
- a CDS encoding ABC transporter substrate-binding protein produces the protein MRRGYRFIIGWLMMGGAIGLLWGCPAAERVQQEKGPVTLVFKHGQIEGNPAAFQALLRKFEATHPGILVRDEILPSSSDQQHQFYVIGLEGRSSDFDLMSLDVIWTQEFARAGWVRDLSHLLPPEEREAFFPGPVDAALFEERAYAIPWFLDAGLLYYRKDLLEKYRLDPPQTWEALAAAARTVLQQENDPQLRGYVWQGKQYEGLICNVLEVIWSAGGEVLDEKGEVILAGAESAQALTFLRDLIGENGVSPPMVTTADEETTRRLFGEGRAVFMRNWPYAWNLFQREGSAVRGKVGVSPLPHFPGHASAATLGGWQLAVNRFSRHPKEAEALIRFLTSPEVQRTMAIEIGYKPTRTALYHDPDLIAAQPFIAGLRAVFSLARSRPASPYYPMLSQIMQPEFSAALVGIKTPERALRDAALQMDHLLGRDAG, from the coding sequence TTGCGCAGAGGATACCGATTCATCATCGGCTGGCTGATGATGGGGGGAGCGATCGGACTCCTCTGGGGCTGTCCCGCCGCCGAGCGGGTCCAGCAGGAGAAAGGGCCGGTCACCCTCGTCTTCAAGCACGGCCAGATCGAGGGAAACCCCGCCGCCTTCCAGGCGCTCTTGCGGAAATTCGAGGCGACGCATCCGGGAATTCTCGTCCGGGATGAGATCCTTCCCTCTTCCTCCGATCAGCAGCATCAATTTTACGTCATCGGCTTGGAAGGGCGATCGAGCGATTTCGATCTGATGTCGCTCGACGTGATCTGGACTCAGGAGTTCGCCCGGGCCGGCTGGGTCCGCGACCTCTCCCACCTCCTTCCCCCCGAAGAGCGCGAGGCCTTTTTCCCCGGACCGGTCGACGCGGCCCTGTTTGAAGAGCGGGCCTATGCGATCCCCTGGTTTCTGGACGCCGGTCTTCTCTACTACCGGAAAGATCTTCTGGAAAAATATCGGCTCGACCCGCCGCAAACCTGGGAGGCGCTGGCCGCCGCGGCGCGGACGGTCCTCCAGCAAGAGAACGATCCTCAGTTGAGGGGTTATGTCTGGCAGGGGAAGCAATATGAGGGGCTGATCTGCAACGTCCTGGAGGTGATCTGGTCGGCGGGGGGGGAGGTCCTCGATGAAAAGGGAGAGGTGATCCTCGCCGGGGCGGAATCAGCCCAAGCGCTCACCTTCTTGCGCGATCTGATCGGGGAGAACGGGGTCTCCCCGCCGATGGTGACGACCGCCGACGAGGAGACGACGCGGCGTCTCTTCGGGGAGGGGCGGGCGGTTTTCATGCGCAACTGGCCGTACGCCTGGAACCTGTTTCAAAGAGAGGGCTCGGCGGTGCGGGGGAAGGTCGGGGTCTCGCCGCTGCCGCACTTCCCGGGCCACGCTTCGGCGGCGACCCTCGGGGGGTGGCAGCTGGCGGTCAACCGCTTCTCGCGCCACCCGAAGGAGGCCGAGGCGCTGATCCGCTTCTTGACCTCTCCGGAAGTACAGCGGACGATGGCGATCGAGATCGGCTACAAGCCGACCCGCACGGCGCTCTATCACGATCCCGATCTCATCGCCGCCCAGCCGTTCATCGCCGGGCTTCGCGCCGTTTTTTCCCTCGCCCGATCGCGTCCCGCCTCTCCTTACTATCCGATGCTCTCTCAGATCATGCAGCCCGAATTCTCCGCAGCGCTGGTCGGGATCAAGACGCCGGAGCGGGCGCTGCGCGACGCGGCGCTTCAGATGGACCACCTCCTCGGGAGGGATGCGGGATGA